Proteins from a single region of Chryseomicrobium sp. FSL W7-1435:
- the pyc gene encoding pyruvate carboxylase, with amino-acid sequence MSKINKILVANRGEIAIRVFRACTELGIRTVAIYSREDNGSFHRFKSDESYLVGDGKKPIDAYLDIENIIEIAKDAGVDAIHPGYGFLSENLEFAKRCEEEGIIFIGPTSKHLDMFGDKVKARDQAIAAGIPVIPGSDGPVSSLEELEAFGNTYGYPLMIKASLGGGGRGMRVVPTKEDLQEAFDRAKSEAKAAFGSDEVYVEKFVDKPKHIEVQILGDKHGNLIHLYERDCSIQRRHQKVVEIAPSNALSKKLREEICESAVKLMNNVGYINAGTVEFLVTDQDFYFIEVNPRIQVEHTITEMITGVDIVHAQIKIAQGLSLSSEEMGIPEQDKIPLFGFAIQSRVTTEDPLNQFMPDTGKLMVYRSGGGFGVRLDAGNGFQGAVITPYYDSLLVKVSTWGMTFKEAAAKMDRNLQEFRIRGIKTNIPFLENVVKHPNFILGKFDTSFIDTTPELFLFPSRQDRGTKLLSYIGNISVNGFPGIERKPKPVFHLPPQSTEKFDVKSLSGTKQLLDEQGAEAVVKWIKEQKDVLITDTTFRDAHQSLLATRVRSYDMYQIANQTAHGMKDAFSLEMWGGATFDVAYRFLKEDPWERLLTLREKIPNVMFQMLLRGANAVGYKNYPDNVIREFVQKSADAGIDVFRIFDSLNWIKGMEVAIDATRQSGKIAEAAICYTGDILDDSRQKYTVQYYKDMAKELEAAGAHILAIKDMAGLLKPEAAYRLISELKDTTDLPIHLHTHDTSGNGVFQYARAIEAGVDIVDTALGSMSGLTSQPSASSLSYALTGTGRTIRTDVQELELLSQYWEEVRKYYSDFESGMKSPHSEIYVHEMPGGQYSNLQQQAKAVGLGERWEEVKDMYSRVNLLFGDVVKVTPSSKVVGDMALFMVQNDLDEYTVLTKGQSLDFPDSVIEFFEGYIGQPYGGFPEELQLVILKDRKPITVRPGELLEPANFEQVREELFTKLGRPVSSHEVLAHLLYPKVFEEYRTTVDQFGNVSVLDTPTFLYGMKLGEEIEVEIEKGKTLMVKLVSISDANLEGQRTIYFELNGQPREIYIQDVNVEVSHVAKRKIETGNEQHIGATMPGTVLKVAIAKGSKVKRGEHLLITEAMKMETTVQAPFNGTIQEIHVVAGEAISPGDLLIEIEKA; translated from the coding sequence GTGAGTAAAATTAACAAAATTTTAGTAGCAAACCGAGGAGAAATAGCAATACGGGTATTCCGAGCATGTACAGAGCTAGGAATTCGAACAGTGGCTATCTATTCTCGCGAGGACAACGGCTCATTTCATCGCTTCAAATCAGATGAATCGTATCTGGTGGGAGATGGAAAAAAACCAATCGATGCGTATTTAGACATCGAGAATATTATTGAAATTGCTAAAGATGCAGGCGTAGACGCGATTCACCCGGGCTACGGATTCTTGTCTGAGAACTTAGAGTTTGCCAAACGTTGTGAAGAAGAAGGCATTATCTTCATAGGGCCGACATCAAAGCACCTCGATATGTTTGGTGACAAAGTAAAAGCTCGTGATCAAGCAATTGCCGCAGGTATTCCTGTTATTCCAGGAAGTGATGGTCCAGTCAGCTCTCTAGAAGAATTAGAGGCATTCGGTAATACATATGGCTATCCACTCATGATTAAAGCATCGCTTGGCGGGGGTGGCCGAGGGATGCGTGTAGTGCCAACAAAAGAAGATTTACAAGAAGCCTTTGATCGGGCCAAATCAGAAGCGAAAGCGGCATTTGGTTCCGATGAAGTGTATGTAGAGAAGTTTGTTGACAAGCCAAAACATATTGAAGTTCAGATTTTAGGAGATAAGCACGGCAACTTGATTCATTTGTATGAACGAGATTGTTCGATTCAACGACGTCATCAAAAAGTAGTTGAGATTGCACCTTCAAACGCACTGAGTAAAAAACTTCGAGAAGAAATTTGTGAATCAGCTGTCAAGTTAATGAATAACGTTGGCTATATCAATGCAGGGACTGTTGAGTTTTTAGTGACAGATCAAGACTTTTACTTTATTGAAGTAAACCCTCGCATTCAGGTAGAGCACACCATCACAGAAATGATTACGGGTGTAGATATCGTGCACGCTCAAATCAAAATTGCGCAAGGTCTCAGTCTCTCAAGTGAAGAGATGGGAATTCCCGAACAAGATAAAATTCCATTGTTTGGTTTTGCGATTCAATCGCGCGTAACGACTGAAGATCCACTGAATCAATTTATGCCAGATACGGGTAAATTAATGGTCTATCGCTCTGGTGGTGGATTTGGTGTCCGTCTTGATGCAGGTAACGGCTTCCAAGGCGCAGTTATCACGCCTTACTATGATTCTCTTCTTGTAAAGGTATCCACATGGGGTATGACTTTTAAAGAAGCAGCAGCAAAGATGGACCGTAACTTACAAGAATTCCGTATTCGCGGAATTAAGACCAATATTCCTTTCCTTGAAAATGTAGTGAAGCATCCAAACTTTATTTTAGGGAAATTTGATACGAGTTTTATCGACACAACACCTGAATTATTCTTGTTCCCATCACGTCAAGACCGTGGAACAAAACTATTATCCTATATCGGAAATATCAGTGTGAACGGATTCCCGGGCATCGAACGCAAGCCTAAACCTGTGTTCCATTTACCACCACAATCTACTGAAAAATTCGATGTAAAATCTCTGTCAGGTACGAAGCAATTGCTAGACGAGCAAGGCGCCGAGGCTGTGGTCAAATGGATCAAAGAACAGAAAGATGTTTTGATTACAGACACTACATTCCGAGATGCCCATCAATCTTTACTTGCTACACGAGTTCGTTCGTATGATATGTATCAAATTGCTAACCAAACAGCCCACGGCATGAAAGATGCTTTTTCTCTGGAGATGTGGGGCGGCGCAACATTCGATGTAGCGTACCGTTTCTTAAAAGAAGATCCATGGGAGCGCTTGTTAACGCTGCGTGAAAAAATTCCGAATGTTATGTTCCAGATGTTATTACGTGGTGCTAACGCAGTTGGGTACAAAAACTATCCCGATAATGTGATTCGTGAATTCGTCCAAAAATCAGCTGATGCTGGGATTGATGTGTTCCGTATTTTTGATAGCTTAAACTGGATCAAAGGAATGGAAGTGGCAATCGATGCGACTCGCCAATCTGGGAAGATCGCAGAAGCAGCTATTTGTTATACGGGAGATATTTTAGATGATAGCCGTCAAAAATACACAGTTCAGTATTACAAAGACATGGCTAAAGAATTAGAAGCGGCTGGCGCACATATTCTTGCAATTAAGGATATGGCGGGGCTATTAAAACCTGAAGCAGCGTACCGTTTAATTAGTGAGCTGAAAGATACAACAGATTTACCGATTCACTTGCACACACATGACACAAGCGGAAATGGTGTATTCCAATACGCACGTGCTATTGAAGCGGGTGTGGACATCGTAGATACTGCTCTTGGTTCTATGAGTGGCTTAACTTCTCAACCCTCAGCAAGCTCCCTTTCTTATGCATTAACAGGCACTGGACGTACCATTCGCACAGATGTTCAAGAGCTGGAGTTATTGTCACAGTATTGGGAAGAAGTTCGTAAATACTACAGTGATTTTGAAAGTGGTATGAAGAGTCCGCATTCTGAAATCTATGTTCATGAAATGCCAGGCGGTCAGTACAGCAACTTACAGCAACAAGCAAAGGCTGTAGGTCTAGGTGAACGTTGGGAAGAAGTAAAAGACATGTATTCTCGAGTGAACTTATTGTTTGGTGATGTTGTAAAAGTTACTCCATCCTCAAAAGTTGTGGGAGACATGGCGCTATTTATGGTTCAAAACGATTTAGATGAGTATACAGTTTTAACAAAAGGTCAGTCGCTGGATTTCCCGGATTCTGTCATCGAATTCTTTGAGGGGTATATCGGCCAACCGTATGGCGGTTTCCCTGAAGAATTGCAATTAGTGATCTTAAAGGATCGTAAACCGATCACAGTACGTCCAGGAGAGCTTCTAGAGCCTGCAAACTTTGAACAGGTACGTGAAGAGCTATTTACCAAACTAGGCCGTCCAGTGAGCAGCCATGAAGTTTTAGCGCATCTTCTCTACCCTAAAGTGTTTGAAGAATACCGCACGACGGTCGATCAATTTGGGAATGTGTCCGTTTTAGACACGCCAACATTCCTTTACGGAATGAAGCTAGGCGAGGAAATTGAAGTGGAGATTGAAAAAGGGAAGACGCTAATGGTTAAACTTGTTTCCATTAGTGATGCTAACTTAGAAGGTCAACGCACCATTTACTTTGAGCTAAACGGTCAACCACGCGAAATTTACATTCAAGATGTTAATGTGGAGGTCAGTCATGTAGCAAAACGGAAAATAGAAACGGGCAATGAACAGCACATTGGTGCTACGATGCCGGGGACTGTTTTAAAGGTTGCTATAGCTAAGGGCAGTAAAGTTAAACGTGGTGAGCATTTGCTTATCACTGAAGCAATGAAAATGGAAACGACTGTTCAAGCACCTTTCAACGGGACGATTCAGGAGATTCACGTGGTGGCAGGAGAAGCAATCTCACCAGGAGATCTATTGATTGAAATCGAAAAGGCCTAA
- a CDS encoding FtsW/RodA/SpoVE family cell cycle protein, whose product MKTYFKRYLNYTDFSIVFAYLILCIFGLVMIYSSSFYWAVEKYDWAPDYFYQQQKFNLFLAIPVFFLMSLFPYKHFKNKYMMMLMVSVMFVLLLLVHFIGSGGAAGSQSWLYLGPINLQPSEVAKIVLVLYFSGLFAKKIQKGTLNDLTNSIYPPIIIMAAAVASIMLETDVGNSMIITFVCITVIVASGVRVQVFSKLLGLIFGAFLIIGILLYFFRESIITPRRLGRLEAFFNPFAYEDSFGYQIVNGYLAIGSGGLTGLGLGNSNQKYGYLPEPHTDFIMAVIAEELGIIGVGIVLLGIFFLVFKGLSIALTGKDPHGRMIAAGIASIFGFQTFVNLGGMLGIIPLTGVPLPFISYGGTALILFSAALGILVNVSMFARYEKSKN is encoded by the coding sequence GTGAAAACTTATTTTAAACGTTATTTGAACTACACAGATTTTTCAATTGTATTTGCGTACCTAATCCTATGTATTTTTGGCTTAGTCATGATCTATAGTTCTTCATTTTATTGGGCAGTAGAGAAGTACGACTGGGCACCTGACTATTTCTATCAGCAACAAAAGTTCAATTTATTTTTAGCCATCCCTGTGTTCTTTCTAATGTCTTTGTTTCCCTATAAGCATTTCAAAAACAAATACATGATGATGTTAATGGTCAGCGTGATGTTCGTGCTACTTCTATTAGTTCACTTTATCGGGAGTGGGGGAGCAGCAGGATCGCAAAGTTGGCTGTATCTAGGCCCAATCAATCTGCAGCCATCTGAAGTCGCAAAAATTGTTCTCGTTCTTTATTTTTCTGGTTTATTTGCTAAGAAAATTCAAAAAGGGACGTTGAATGATTTAACTAATTCAATTTATCCACCGATTATTATCATGGCAGCAGCCGTTGCCTCTATCATGTTAGAGACTGACGTGGGTAACTCCATGATCATTACATTTGTATGTATTACAGTCATTGTAGCTAGTGGAGTTCGCGTCCAAGTGTTCTCAAAATTACTAGGTCTCATTTTTGGCGCTTTTCTGATAATTGGTATTTTGCTATACTTTTTTAGAGAGTCCATAATTACACCAAGAAGATTAGGTCGACTAGAAGCTTTTTTCAATCCATTTGCCTATGAAGATTCATTTGGCTATCAAATTGTAAATGGTTATCTAGCAATTGGTTCAGGGGGACTCACAGGTCTTGGGCTTGGAAACTCCAATCAAAAATATGGCTATTTACCTGAACCCCATACTGATTTCATCATGGCAGTCATTGCCGAAGAACTTGGTATTATTGGAGTGGGTATTGTCTTACTAGGAATCTTTTTCTTAGTATTTAAAGGGCTTTCCATTGCTTTGACAGGTAAAGATCCCCATGGCCGAATGATAGCGGCTGGAATTGCTTCTATTTTTGGATTCCAAACATTCGTTAATTTAGGTGGTATGTTAGGAATTATTCCTTTAACAGGTGTACCCCTACCTTTTATCTCTTATGGAGGTACCGCTTTAATTTTATTTTCAGCAGCACTTGGTATTTTAGTCAATGTATCGATGTTCGCACGATACGAAAAATCTAAAAATTGA